The sequence below is a genomic window from Desulfobulbus oligotrophicus.
AACGAGCGCAGCCGATTTGATCTGGAACCTTTGCGGCAAATTGGTGAGGACGCGCTTCTATGTGACGATGTCGATGGCATCGAGTATGTCAGGCTCAAGGAAGTTCAGGTCTTTTGGGGCGGCGCTCATAAGGACGTTGAGATTCGTCGGTCCGAGGATCTGTTTGCCTCCCTTCGTGATCGCGAAAAATCCCTTCCCGCAGGCGGAAAGATCGTGAAGGCAAGCTTCCAGATTAAATTCGACGGTTCGAAGACGCCCAGGTCGGTCACCTTGAGTTCAGGTAACCGAGCGCAATTCAAGCGGGATGGTGATGCCGAGGTTATCGAGCGCTGGCTCGGACTCAGGGGCTTTATTGTCGGAGCCGGAGGGACATCGGATGAGTGATCCCTTCTGGGCATATCTGGAGAGATTGCCTGGAAATTCGGCGGCGCTGTTCGATTGGGATAAGGCGCTCTCCGGTTGGGACCGATACCCGTTGTTTCGGGATCACTTCCTTCAACTGACCAAGAATCACGCGACCGCCGTGGATTGCCCAACGGAATGTGGCCTCGGATGCCCACGGAGTGTTGTCACCCATGTGAAGACCAACATCCGGGCCATCTGCAATGAAAAGGAATATCCAGCCGTCCAACTCACCACAAGGCAGACCTTGATCTACCGGCTCAAGCAGTCAGCCATCAATGGTGCTATCTGCGCGGCCTTGGGAATAGAACACCGAGAATCGAAATTCGATGGACTGCCCCATACATGGAGACTGGGCGATTTCATACCCACGGCGGGGATGGACTTCCCGGTTGTTCTGACGATGCAGGACAGCAAGGATGCGCTGGCAGAGGTCGTTCGATCATTATGTCTCTCGATCCCCAAACCCTTTGTCCTGATCGCGCCCACGCGCCTTCATCTGAGTCCTGCAGTTGAAACACTGCTGGCGCAGAGAAGCAGCCCCTTCATTGCGCTGAACGAAGAGCTGCACCTGGGAGATGAACCACGGTTTCTGACACGTCGGGACAAGGCCGCGATATTCGCCCCCCTTATCGGCCAGGTGCCTGAGCCGGATTCTGGCGGCACGGTGTTTTTTCCGACACCGCCGGGCACCACATGGCCACAAATCAAGATTCAGTTCCGCGATGGTCATACCGTGACGATATGGGCGGGAGAAAAAACTGGACGTTATTCCTACGGCGAAATGGGCATGTTGAATCGAAAGAACAACAAGCCAACGGTCCAGTGGCGTTGGTTGGAAGGGTTCGCAAACTCGCACGGGGAGATCGATTGGAAGAACAAGTATTCGGCGGTCACGTTGAAGAAACAAAAGCAAGAACTGTCAAAGCGACTGCGGGCATTCTTCCGGATCGAGGATGACCCCATCGAGTGGATAAAAGAAACAAAGACCTACCGCTGCAAGTTTCGCATCCTTCCGGAAGGTGACGAGGTCTACTGACCAGCCTCGTTATAGCCCGAGAAATCTAAAGCCCCGATTCAGGATTCTGGATCGGGGCTTTTTGCGTCTTGGAGACCCGCCCGGTGAAATTTCACTGGGGCCGGGCAAAAAAAGTTAAAAAAGTTTTCCTCTGTAAACCCACCACCAATCAGAGCCTTACGGGCTTTCCTCCTCCTTGAGCCCGGGCGTTTTTCGGGGTCGCAACGAAAATTCGCCAAAGCAGGGTGACAGGTCTGGTGAACACAAAGAGTTCACGACCGCCACCCGGGAAATTCATGCCGGACCTGTCCCCCCGGTCGGTCCACAAATGAAGGAGGTTCGGCATGAACCAGACAAGCAAAGCACACCTCACCCCACCGAAGCGGCGACTCATCGAGTTGATGCAGGACATCAACTTCGGCCGCATCACCAACATTCCGGTCCGCGACGGCGAGCCGGAACTCACCCCTGACACGGTCATCGAGCGCGAGATCAAGCTGGGCGGACAGAGCGGTCCCCGGCCCGAGCGCGACCAGGATGACTTCATCCTCAAGCAAGAGGTCGTGGCGCTGCTGGAGCACCTCGCGCAGATGGGCAGCGGAAAAGTCTGCCTGCTCGAAATCAAGCACGGTCTCCCGTTCCTGATGCGCATCGAGGAACGGGCAGCCTGAACACGTAACGACCTGAACCCTTAGACACTGGACAACAAGCTGGACGCATGGCGGAGGCTGTTGTGGGTGTCGCCGAGCCGAATACGGCAATTGGCGGCGTACCTGCGACCCCTTCGCCCACGCGACAGCTTTGTCCTGTGATCTGGCCCGTGCCGACACCCACGCGGACCTCCTCCTCGCTCCGAGGAGGCCCCGATGGTTTCACAGAATTCTTACGACGGCATCGACAAGTATGCCGCCGACCTCATTCGGCACAAAGCACGTCAACTCGTAGGCAAGGCCGGATTCACCGAGGACGACAGACCCGACCTCGAACAGGAACTGATGATCGATCTGCTGCAGCGGATGCGGCATTTCAATCCCGCCAAGGCCAAGAAGACCACCTTCATGGCTCGGATCGTCGAACGTCACATCTCCACCATTCTGGAGGCCCGGTTCGCCCAATGCCGGGACTGGCGGCTCTGCCAAACATCACTCAATGAACCCCTCGACAACGGCGAAGGCGACACCACCGAGCGGATCGACTTCCTGGACAGCGAGGGCTCTCTGGGAAGCGGCACCCGCGAGACAAGGGAGCGCCTCGGCCATGAGATCCGCATGGACCTCGACCGGGCCATCGCCTCGCTGCCGGAAGAGCTCCGGGATCCGTGCGTGCGCCTGCACGACAGCACCATGGCCGAAATCGCCCGGGAGATGGGCATTCCCAGAACCACCCTCTACGACCGGCTGAGCAAGCTGCGGGAGGCTTTCAGCGAGGCTGGCCTGACCGACTACCTGTGATCTCCGACGCATCAGCCCCGGCTCCGGTAAGTAAGCACCGTGCCGCATGGTGCGGCTATCCGGGGCCTCGGAAATCAGAACCTGAACAAAAGAGGAGTTCAATCATGACTCACGACACCTACAAGTACCGTTTTGACGAGTCGGTCCCGGCCCAGGAACTGGAAGACACTTTCATGCTGGCGATGCTGGCCGTCGAAAGCCTGCACGGACGTTCCCGTGTGCGGATGGAGAGCCGGTTCAATCTGGACAAGGCCCGCCGTACCTGCGTGATCGACGCCTCCACCGATGTCGGCAGTGATCTCGCCCGCATCTTTACCGGCTTCGCCACCAAGGAGTACGGCGAACGCTCGGTCCTGATCGAACGAACCCAGCCGTCGGGCTGTGCCTGCGCCTCCAAGCATCGCGCAGCGCCCGCCGCTGCTACAGCGGGGGTGGCGGTATGAGCGAGCTAATGACCACCACCTATTCCATGTGGCGGCTGTTCCGCAACTGCCGCATGGCCTGCAAGTGGCGCTACATCAACGAGCTGGTGCCGCTCGAGCGCGACCCCAATCTGGCCTTCGGCTCGGTCATTCACGACTGCCTGGAGTGCTGGCACGGTGAGCGAGATCTGGCCAAGGTCCTCGACCACATCGACCGGACCTATCCGAACCGGGCGCAGGACGATCATCAACAGGCCGACTGGCATCTCGCCAGGGCCATGATGAGCGCCTATGCGGAACACTACCCGGCTGAAGAGTTCGAGGTCGTCGCACTCGAGAAGACCTTCGAAGGCCCCATCGTCAACCCGGCGACCGGGGCGACCTCGCGCAGTTTCATCCTCGCGGGGAAGGTGGACGGCATCGTCCGCCAGGATGGCCAGTATTTCCTGCTGGAACACAAAACCGCCTCACAGATCGACGCCAGCTACCTGGAACGGCTGTGGACCGATTTCCAGATCATCCTCTACGCCTGGTACCTGGAGCAGACCCTCGGCATCACGGTCAGCGGCATCATCTACAACGTCCTGGTCAAGGCCAAGCTGCGCCAGGGCAAGGGTGAAACCGAAGCCGAATTCGAGGCCCGCCGGGCGGAGCTGATCGCCAAGTCGAAAACCGGCAAGAGCAGCGCCAAGCGCAAGTTGCCCGAGGACGACGACACCTTCCAGCAGCGGCTCCAGGAGAAGTACCTCGAGCCGGGCATGTTCCACCGCGAGGTGCTCTACATCTCCCGCGACCAGTTCGAGGAACTGCGGGCGGAGCTGTGGGAACTCTCCAAGGCCATGCTCGACGCCCGTCGGCGCGACACCTTCTACCGCAACACAAGCTACTGCTTCCAGTACGGAAGGCCCTGCGCCTACTTCCAGCTCTGCCGCTCGGGCGGCAACCCCAACGTCATCGAAAACCATTTCCAACGGATCGCCCCGCACGAAGAGCTGCGGGACGGAGCCGGTGAAGACGCCGCTCCGGTGTTTTGAAATCCCAACCATAAGGAGACGAAGCCATGCTTCCCAAGACCAAAAGCAAACCCAAACACACGCTCTCGGACCTCACCGCTCTGGTGTACGGCCCGAGCAAGATCGGCAAGAGCACCTGGTGCTCCAAGGCCGATGACGCACTGTTCCTGGCGACCGAGCCGGGCCTGAACGCCCTGGAGGTGTTCCAGACCCCGATCACCTGCTGGGACGACCTCCTGCAGGCCTGCGCGGAAATCGCCGAGGGCAAGCACGAGTTCAAGACTATCGTCGTCGACACGGTGGATAACGCCTACAAGATGTGCTCGGACTACGTCTGCAAGAAATTCAAGATCGAGCACGAATCCGACCTGGGCTACGGCAAGGGCTACGCGCTGATCAACAACGAGTTCCAGCGCGTCATCAACAAGCTGGCCTTCCTGCCCTATGGGCTGATCCTTATTTCCCACTCCCAGGAGCGGGACATCGAAACCCGGACCGGCAAACACACCCGCATCGTGCCGACGCTTCCGGAAAAGGCGCGGAAGCTGGTCACCGGCCTGGTGGACCTGATCCTGTTCTGCGACCTGGACATGAAAACCGGCGAGGACGGCAAGCCGGTCTGGCAGCGCGTGATGCGCACCAAACCCAGTCCCAACTACGACGCAGGTGACCGCACCGGCCGACTCCCCGAAGTCATCCCCCTTGATTTTCCGAGCTTCATGAAAGCGTTCAACAACACGGCAGCCGGAGCTGCGGCGAGTGCCGCCCGGCCGAAGCCGGAGCCGACCGCGAGTGCGGCGGCGAAACCCCAACAGTAAGGAGATCCGACCATGGAACACTACGAAAACCAATCCAACAGCAACCTCGACCTGGCACAGTTCGACGACGCCTTCGAAACCGCCGAAGTCGAGGAGCGTGAGTTCGAGGCCGTCCCCGACGGCAAATACCAGGTCAACGTCGACCGGGTCGAACTGACTCGCGCCCAGACCTCGGGCAATCCCATGCTCAAGTGGACCCTGCGCATTCTCGCGCCGACCCACAAGGGCCGTCTGCTCTGGCGCAATAACGTCATGGCCAGCAATGAGAACATCAAGTGGCTCAAGCAGGACTTCTACACCTGCGGGCTGCAGCTTCAGAAGCTCTCCGACCTGCCGGGCCACCTCGAGCAGCTTCTCAACATCAAGCTGGAGGTGACCAAACGCACTCGCGGTGAAAACGAGAACATCTACTTCAACCGTCGCATTGTCATGGCCGACGATGCCGGGGCTCCCGGCGCGGCGATGGACGACATGATCCCGTTCTGATGATGGACCGGATCACCGTTGTCGTCGACACCCGCGAACAGGAGCCCTACAGCTTCGATAGTGACAAGGTTTCGGCGGTTCGCAAGGCGCTGCCCGCCGGTGATTACTCACTGGTCGGCCTTGAGGAACGGGTGGCGGTGGAGCGCAAATCCCTGACGGATTTCGTCTCCACCGTCATCCGGGGGCGAAAGCGGTTTCACCGCGAGCTGGAAAAGCTCTCCGCCTACGAATCCGCCTGCGTGGTTGTCGAGTGCAACTTTCGCGATCTGGTCGATGGCCGCTACCGCAGCGATGCCCACCCGCATGCGCTGATTGGAACGGTCGCCTCCATCGTCGTCGACTTCGGTGTCCCCGTCTACTTCTGCTCGGACCGGCAGGCCGCCTGCCGTTTTGTCGAGGAGTACCTGACACGTTTTCACCGGAGGATCGCGAGATGCCAAAAAGAAATGAGAGTAACCCGGCGCGACTCCGGGGAAGAATAGAGCGCGTTTACTATGCCGGACCCAAGTTCTCCGCAGGCCGACTGCTCACCCCGACCGGTGAGGAAGTCCAGTTCGCGGGCAATTTGTTCGCCCGGGAAAATCAGCCTGTGGTCCTGCTCGGGTCGTGGTCCACCCATCCCAAATACGGCCGTCAGTTCAAGGTCGACGGGATGGAGCACGACCTCGAACTCGATCCGGAGGGGCTGATCCACTATCTGGCCAACCATCCAGAGATCAAGGGCATTGGTCCGGTCAAGGCCAGATTGATCGTCGAGAGCTTCGGCGACGCCTTTGAAGAAACCCTTCTGAATGACCCCGAGCGCATCGCGCTCAAGGCTCGACTGCCTCTGGACGCGGCCCGGCGGCTGCGTGACGAATGGTTGAAGAACCGCAGCGTCAACACCGTCATGGCCTGGCTGTCGGCATTCGGCCTGACCCATCATCAGGTCACCACCCTGGTCGAAAGACTCGGCGGCAACTGCCTCGATATCCTGAAGGAAGACCCGTACATCCTCATTCGGGAGATCCGGGGATTCGGCTTCAAGAAGGTCGACAAGATTGCCCGCAAGCTGGGAACCCCCAAGGACCATACCCCTCGTATCCGCGCTGGGTTGAATTTCTGCGTCCGTGAAGCCCTGGACAATGGCCACTGCTGGATCGAATACGAAGATCTGGTGGACCAGGCCAATCTGCTGCTGGTCATGGATGCCCTGGACAGCCGGGTCCGTATCGAGAGCGCCCTCGACGCGCTCATCGAAGAACAGACGCTTTCCTGCGATTCCCACGGCGGGCGTTTCGTGGTCGCTCTGCCCGAGATCGTCCGCATGGAGCGGGAGCTGGCCTCGCTGTTCGGTCAGGCCGAAACACCCAACCCGCATTTCCACTCCGTCAAGAAACTCGATGCTCTGATTCGGCGCTGCGCGGCGACGCTGAACGAGAAGCAGCTCGACGCGGTCCGCTCGGCCCTCAATCACAGCATCAGCCTGATCTCGGGTGGAGCCGGTTCGGGCAAGAGCTACACCATTTCGGTCATCAACACCATCTGCGAGGAGAGCGATCTGGAGGTCGTGCTCGCCGCGCCGACCGGCAAGGCGGCCAAGCGCCTGGAGGAAGTCAGCGGTCGCAGCGGCACCACCATTCACCGCCTGCTCGGCTATGACGGCAAGGGTTTCTCCCGCAGCAAGGAGAACCCCATCGATGCCGACGTCCTGGTGGTCGACGAGTTTTCGATGGTCGACGTGCCGCTGGCCTGGCACCTGTTCGAGGCGGTCGATTTGTCGCGGACCACGGTGCTGCTGGTCGGGGACCACAACCAGCTTCCGCCGGTGGGACCCGGAAACATACTGCGCGATCTGATCCAGACACGCGCCATCCCCACGGTCATCCTCGACAAGGTCGTGCGCCAGGCTGGCGTCCTCAAGGAGAACTGCACCGCCGTTCTCAAGGGCGAGGTGTGCAAGACCAGCGAGGCGTCGGTGGCCGGATGCCGGGATTGGTACCTGGTGGATCAGTTCACCGATCCGATGGCTGCACGCTCGTTCCTGCTGGAGCTGTTTCAGGAGCGGCTCGACGCCCTGGGTTTCGACATCATCAAGGACGTGCAGGTGCTGACGCCGACCCACAAGGGGCCGCTCGGCACCAAGGAATTGAACGAGGAACTGCAGCGGCTCATCCAGCGAAAACTCTGGAACACCGAAGTACCGCCGGTCGCCATGGGCCGCCGCGCCCCGTTTCTCAAGCACGACAAGGTCATCCAGACCCGGAACAACTACGACCTGAACGTGATGAACGGTGCCATCGGCTATGTGGTCGATGTCCTCGCGAACGGCACCCTGGTCATCGACTTCGACGGCATGCCCGTGGAGATGGAAAAGGGTTCGCCCGACCTTCAGGACCTGCAGCTCGCCTATGCGCTCACCATCCACAAAACCCAGGGGTCCGAATTCCCCTGCGCCGTGGTGGTGGTCCACAAGGCGCATTCCTTCATGCACCACCGCAATCTGCTCTACACCGGGGTGACCCGCGCCCGGCGCACCGCCATTGTCCTGGGCGACCATTGGGGCATCCAGAATTGCGCCAAGCGTTGCCAGGTGGATGACCGTCGGACCTTTCTGCCCCTGTTTCTGGACGCCGCCCAGCACGCGGAGGCCGATTTCGCCCGTGTCGCGGAGGCCGAATGAGTATGGGCGGAACGGATAACGTCAGGGAGTATTACCGGCACGTCACCGAGATGGACATCGGTGACGTGGCCCGGGAACTCCTGCCGGGACGGATCACCCAGGAGACCGGCCAGCGCTTGATGTGCGACTGCCCCAACCATCAGAGCCAGTCGCGTCTGTCGCTGCACGTGATGCTCGACAAGCAGGGCTGGTACTGCTTCGGCTGCGGAGTCGGCGGTGATGTGCTGCAGCTCGTTGAGTTCATTCAGACGGGCTCGGTCACCGCCGGGCAATCCGGTCCGATGCCGGACAGCCACCGTCAGGCCCGGGACTATCTCGCCAAGAAGGCGGGCTTGCCGCCGCTGTCGCGCTATGGCCTCAGCCAGGAGCGTCTCGCCCAGACGGAGGCCGACCGCGCCTTCGAACTGCGGGTCAAGGACGCGCTGACCTCGCTGGCCAGGCTTTACCACGCCAGACTCAAAGAGTCGCCGGAGGTCCTCGACTGGCTGAAATCCAAATACGCCCTGAGCGAGGAGACCATCGACGATCTCCTGATCGGCTACGCGGACAACGCGTCCGGCGCGGTCGCCCAACTGACCGGGGGTGAGGACGGTTTCTCCAAGCGGGAGCTCGCCGCCACCGGCGCTTTCCGTCCCACCAGCCAGGACGGCCTGACGCCATTTTTCGAGCGCCGGATCGTCTTTCCCTACTGGAGCCGTGGCCGGGTGGTGTTCATGATCGGCCGCAAGACGCCGTGGACCCCGGACGTTGGCTGGGAGCAAGGGAAATACAAGAAACTGCCGGTTCACGACGAACACCAACGGCCTTACGTCGCCGACTTCATCAACAACGCGCTGCTGTTCAACGAGGACTGCCTGCTGGCGAGGCCCGGCAAGGTGATCATCACCGAGGGGGTGACCGATTGCTTGGCGCTGATGCAACTGGGCCTGCCCACCGTATCTCCGGTCACCGTCCGCATCCGGGCCGCCGATTGGGAGCGCCTGATCCCCAAGCTGCGCGGCGTCGAAACTGTCTACATCTGCCAGGACAACGAACTCTCCCAGGCCGGTCTCAAAGGGGCGCTGCAAACCGCTCGCACCCTGGCCGAACACAAAATCGACACCCGCCTGGTGACGCTGCCCTTGTCGGAGACACAGCTCTCGGCCCGGCAGGAGCTGACCGAACGCTTCGGCCTGACGGCAAGCGTGGGGCCGAAGGAGCTGGCCAAGCTACTGGCGGGACGTCCCGCCGAGGAAATCCAGGCGGCCGAGGCGCTTCTCGCCATCGCCAAGATCGACGTCAACGATTACATTGCCGCCGGGCATACCCTGGAGGATTTCGAACGCCTGCTCGCCGAAGCCAGCACGCCCATCGAATTTGGTGTGCGCTCGTTGCCCGAGGGCGCTGAAGAGGAAGAACGCAACCGCCTGCTTGAACCGGTCCTGGGGGAAATTTCCGAACAGTCGCCGCTGGAACAGGCACGCCTGCTGAAGCTGGTGCAGGAGCGCATCGGCGGTGGTGTTTCCATGGCCACCCTGAAGGAACAGATCCGCGCCATCCAGAAGGACCGCAAGGTCGAGTTCCGCAACGAAAAGAAAAAGGCCAAGCGGATGTCCGGCGCAATGCCCGGATCATGCCGCGCCCGGGTCGACGAGGTGCTGATCGACACGGAGCTGGAGAACGGCGCTCCCGACTACACCTTGGCAGCCGAGGCGGCCTACGACTGGTTTACCGCCAACGGTGCCCAGTTCTTTCATACCCTGCAGGGTGAGCCGTTCATGTATTTCGACAACGCCATCTACTGGATGGATTCGCCAGACCGGGGCCGAAAGCGCCACTACGCGGCCATGCTCTACAAGCACACGGGCATGGTGCCGACATCCAACGGCGGACGGACATTTTTCGAGGTGTTACCCAGCCTGGCCATGATCCGTGGCCAGGTGCGCGACCATTTCTCCTGGCTGCATACCGATGTGGCTTCCTACACCGTCTATTTCAACCTGAACAATCCGGAGCACGAGATCGCCAAGATCACCCCGGACGAAATTCAGATCATGAAGAATGGCGGCAACGAGGACGGCATCATCCTGGACGGCTCGCGCAAGATGAAGCCGCTGAAATTCCTGCCCGACGCCGACCTCGAAGAGGCGGACCGGCTCCTGGTCGATCTGCTGGTGGGCAACATGACCTGTCCACAAGGAGATCGCTTTCTCATCCTTTCCTGGCTCTCCTGTTTCTTGCTGATCGACTTCGCCGGGACGCGGCCCATGACCC
It includes:
- a CDS encoding sigma-70 family RNA polymerase sigma factor — protein: MVSQNSYDGIDKYAADLIRHKARQLVGKAGFTEDDRPDLEQELMIDLLQRMRHFNPAKAKKTTFMARIVERHISTILEARFAQCRDWRLCQTSLNEPLDNGEGDTTERIDFLDSEGSLGSGTRETRERLGHEIRMDLDRAIASLPEELRDPCVRLHDSTMAEIAREMGIPRTTLYDRLSKLREAFSEAGLTDYL
- a CDS encoding ERCC4 domain-containing protein translates to MMDRITVVVDTREQEPYSFDSDKVSAVRKALPAGDYSLVGLEERVAVERKSLTDFVSTVIRGRKRFHRELEKLSAYESACVVVECNFRDLVDGRYRSDAHPHALIGTVASIVVDFGVPVYFCSDRQAACRFVEEYLTRFHRRIARCQKEMRVTRRDSGEE
- the recD2 gene encoding SF1B family DNA helicase RecD2; protein product: MPKRNESNPARLRGRIERVYYAGPKFSAGRLLTPTGEEVQFAGNLFARENQPVVLLGSWSTHPKYGRQFKVDGMEHDLELDPEGLIHYLANHPEIKGIGPVKARLIVESFGDAFEETLLNDPERIALKARLPLDAARRLRDEWLKNRSVNTVMAWLSAFGLTHHQVTTLVERLGGNCLDILKEDPYILIREIRGFGFKKVDKIARKLGTPKDHTPRIRAGLNFCVREALDNGHCWIEYEDLVDQANLLLVMDALDSRVRIESALDALIEEQTLSCDSHGGRFVVALPEIVRMERELASLFGQAETPNPHFHSVKKLDALIRRCAATLNEKQLDAVRSALNHSISLISGGAGSGKSYTISVINTICEESDLEVVLAAPTGKAAKRLEEVSGRSGTTIHRLLGYDGKGFSRSKENPIDADVLVVDEFSMVDVPLAWHLFEAVDLSRTTVLLVGDHNQLPPVGPGNILRDLIQTRAIPTVILDKVVRQAGVLKENCTAVLKGEVCKTSEASVAGCRDWYLVDQFTDPMAARSFLLELFQERLDALGFDIIKDVQVLTPTHKGPLGTKELNEELQRLIQRKLWNTEVPPVAMGRRAPFLKHDKVIQTRNNYDLNVMNGAIGYVVDVLANGTLVIDFDGMPVEMEKGSPDLQDLQLAYALTIHKTQGSEFPCAVVVVHKAHSFMHHRNLLYTGVTRARRTAIVLGDHWGIQNCAKRCQVDDRRTFLPLFLDAAQHAEADFARVAEAE
- a CDS encoding DUF669 domain-containing protein gives rise to the protein MEHYENQSNSNLDLAQFDDAFETAEVEEREFEAVPDGKYQVNVDRVELTRAQTSGNPMLKWTLRILAPTHKGRLLWRNNVMASNENIKWLKQDFYTCGLQLQKLSDLPGHLEQLLNIKLEVTKRTRGENENIYFNRRIVMADDAGAPGAAMDDMIPF
- a CDS encoding PD-(D/E)XK nuclease family protein; amino-acid sequence: MSELMTTTYSMWRLFRNCRMACKWRYINELVPLERDPNLAFGSVIHDCLECWHGERDLAKVLDHIDRTYPNRAQDDHQQADWHLARAMMSAYAEHYPAEEFEVVALEKTFEGPIVNPATGATSRSFILAGKVDGIVRQDGQYFLLEHKTASQIDASYLERLWTDFQIILYAWYLEQTLGITVSGIIYNVLVKAKLRQGKGETEAEFEARRAELIAKSKTGKSSAKRKLPEDDDTFQQRLQEKYLEPGMFHREVLYISRDQFEELRAELWELSKAMLDARRRDTFYRNTSYCFQYGRPCAYFQLCRSGGNPNVIENHFQRIAPHEELRDGAGEDAAPVF
- a CDS encoding ATP-binding protein, yielding MLPKTKSKPKHTLSDLTALVYGPSKIGKSTWCSKADDALFLATEPGLNALEVFQTPITCWDDLLQACAEIAEGKHEFKTIVVDTVDNAYKMCSDYVCKKFKIEHESDLGYGKGYALINNEFQRVINKLAFLPYGLILISHSQERDIETRTGKHTRIVPTLPEKARKLVTGLVDLILFCDLDMKTGEDGKPVWQRVMRTKPSPNYDAGDRTGRLPEVIPLDFPSFMKAFNNTAAGAAASAARPKPEPTASAAAKPQQ
- a CDS encoding CHC2 zinc finger domain-containing protein; protein product: MSMGGTDNVREYYRHVTEMDIGDVARELLPGRITQETGQRLMCDCPNHQSQSRLSLHVMLDKQGWYCFGCGVGGDVLQLVEFIQTGSVTAGQSGPMPDSHRQARDYLAKKAGLPPLSRYGLSQERLAQTEADRAFELRVKDALTSLARLYHARLKESPEVLDWLKSKYALSEETIDDLLIGYADNASGAVAQLTGGEDGFSKRELAATGAFRPTSQDGLTPFFERRIVFPYWSRGRVVFMIGRKTPWTPDVGWEQGKYKKLPVHDEHQRPYVADFINNALLFNEDCLLARPGKVIITEGVTDCLALMQLGLPTVSPVTVRIRAADWERLIPKLRGVETVYICQDNELSQAGLKGALQTARTLAEHKIDTRLVTLPLSETQLSARQELTERFGLTASVGPKELAKLLAGRPAEEIQAAEALLAIAKIDVNDYIAAGHTLEDFERLLAEASTPIEFGVRSLPEGAEEEERNRLLEPVLGEISEQSPLEQARLLKLVQERIGGGVSMATLKEQIRAIQKDRKVEFRNEKKKAKRMSGAMPGSCRARVDEVLIDTELENGAPDYTLAAEAAYDWFTANGAQFFHTLQGEPFMYFDNAIYWMDSPDRGRKRHYAAMLYKHTGMVPTSNGGRTFFEVLPSLAMIRGQVRDHFSWLHTDVASYTVYFNLNNPEHEIAKITPDEIQIMKNGGNEDGIILDGSRKMKPLKFLPDADLEEADRLLVDLLVGNMTCPQGDRFLILSWLSCFLLIDFAGTRPMTRFEGSAGSGKTTASKITSTLLYGEPQHKKATDAANYTDGSQNPLIVLDNIEVKQMTEDLTTFMLTSITGIAKEKRKSGTDSETITERTKCLLNTTGIEPLCGELSEILSRSFVINFDLANQASDCFLESEVISAIQQNRDLIISAIMKRTSHVLAMIRDGAQKQVMRLLHRTMPTHGKRRCNDYLSLMYLMMLAGSEEHEVTSGLEDLSPLFIEQIHSINDTSQEMARESNPIATALASLFHAYRNAVELDEKARYGEDDRANHVVGFIERYQVRFENENTMEPVSAGRLLAALRRVGREFNLEFEYKKPAQLGRRISNDLDVIRDAGFDIDRQRNTHTKNFEYRIGSRGV